The nucleotide window GTCTCCTCTATCTCTGATTTGTCTCTCCCACGTTTATGATCTTTGATCTTTATACTTAACAACTACTAAGAGTTAGGCACACACTGATCTCCAAGCTAAAAATAGGTACTAATGGGTATATTTTCATCATAAATAAGTTATATACATATTGatgtttatattttgttataatagGTAGTTTAGAGTCTTTAGACAAacgtttatattttattaatcgaAAATAAACGGAAAGTACTTTACATTTGACGTTTTGTGtttatattaaacaaattatttagGAAACAAATGTCATATTtccaaattaaaacaaaagcaCTGAAACTACTgtttattcataaaaatattattgtaagtTTGTAACTCTCTGACCGCCTCCACTTCACAAGTCACCTTCTTCTGCCCATTCAATATGTGGTTGATTGACATCAGTACGTTATCCGGCCACGGTCGATATTTAGAGTCTCGGAAGACTTTCTTACATATCATGTAATACTcacataattttaattttatttacgtAATGCAAATCATATTTGATATCCATTATTTCACTATTCTACCTCAGACAGATTTACCCATTTATGTATTTCGAAAACATAGATCGAgtcaatttaattttaaaaaattcacatCTAATACTATATACAAAATCAGAATGTTACAATTATAGATTGAAGCAAAATTTGTAGAGATTCAAGAATCAGGACAATATATGGTAAATGCTTGAAATAAAGATTCATGAATACATAAATCCATGAATCTCAAAGCGTTTATACTTCAATGTACACACAAACTCTCATAACCCCATTTATAAAATctttacaaataatataatcCCAGGCGGCTAACTCAATAACCATAACAAAGCAGAGCAAGAAGAAAAGATAGTAAAATACTAATGAAATCTTTGTCGCTTAGCAAATTCCATTCCAGTAGCAATTCCAGGAACAGAACAGCTTCTGAAGTTGAGCATTGACGTCGTTGTCTTCGTTGAACAACCCTTCATAATATCATACGAGTTCGAAACCGGCGGGACCCTGAAACTCTGTTGAAGCGGCGGAGGATTACGCCACCTTGGAAGAGGACCGGCGACAAGAAGTGTCTGAAGCAACGGTCCTGACTCCATCACAGTCTGAAGAAACTTCCCTTTCTCCGGTAAAGTTTTGCCTTTTATGATCTCATTCATCAATGCTTCAGCTGGATCGATCTTAACCGGTCTCTGCTGAAAATTACTTATCCGGTTAACGGGTCGGTTTCTGAATTTGATTTGGTGAACCGGTTCCGGTAAAATGTTGAAGTTGGAGAATTCGGGAGACGAAACCGGTTCGAGGAACGAGTCAACCGGTGAAGAGCCGTGCGAGTTAGACTCAGTGATGCTCGAGTTAGTTCTAATTGCGAG belongs to Brassica rapa cultivar Chiifu-401-42 chromosome A07, CAAS_Brap_v3.01, whole genome shotgun sequence and includes:
- the LOC103829761 gene encoding uncharacterized protein LOC103829761, with the translated sequence MNAHLLVLSCCGFFFSAIRIPTIFPLQRPLSLSLSLSLSTLSPFSRSKNLEKNRQNNMEELGSIWFYQESMDELRQKLQYTSFELEAVKTKANEESKLHQDEVNSLLHLLKLARQERDEAKDQLQKLLAIRTNSSITESNSHGSSPVDSFLEPVSSPEFSNFNILPEPVHQIKFRNRPVNRISNFQQRPVKIDPAEALMNEIIKGKTLPEKGKFLQTVMESGPLLQTLLVAGPLPRWRNPPPLQQSFRVPPVSNSYDIMKGCSTKTTTSMLNFRSCSVPGIATGMEFAKRQRFH